In Mytilus edulis chromosome 7, xbMytEdul2.2, whole genome shotgun sequence, a single genomic region encodes these proteins:
- the LOC139481035 gene encoding uncharacterized protein, translating into MAMNLVPYMTVLSNLRCGLIPNLQHQTYYFQPYDDGRYRGYTLQCCPRGMVFFAKFCRCRFPWEGYQPRGTSSIPYPNKFELKSKLPFKEQSFNPKSNSRHIDRYNIVKKLKLRKHSIRPLNIDKSNKRMIAKQSSFRRNFIKMRTKTNFQQRLKVFSRKSVVNKQRKELKKIRRNKFRFFKLKTVGKNVFKRRPKFSTFKEPFLPMASIDNSANLHYQHLDFVHNSIEERLSRTFHRNTDFLENVQRTLHSTIPFESALNSNVNRNNMRIISDQPLTGTAVLQSNDNSKPDSMVTNAEHGHAFVPRTHTGSLNSNNIDANTVNNILFDGEIGEIRNDILSESVLPSTHSLETGLSGNSNIFDINSNMVDGSIHQDVISEAGIESPSSFNVGSPETLNGINMLPADAVLPNVVTGTGILTDSNFGENNLGGINPGVGSSLEGLNTINGGHSLLNMKETGQTNILKINDLKNGHERHHASSSGNLFNGLKNGDVLLKDTTSNSNDHLSTFGPGGLVVGQNVVLQNANLKKATSAKDGIPFSSKTNGIRENLLTTADDVTALTGGLLGSSSDIFFPTLNTRGNGASSFGLDSPNLLNGNQQRGLGIAHLGTVNIGEVLREGLSSQSPFGNTEFNDHAISSTFLPVAIGNGINSIHNDWPFLGDRTNINGGWNIPGNNVFNKDGAVITNGMVLTKLAEFVDVKNKGNRIDSNVGLNNGSSIQEKTVILSHTNKIPEKTLFHQVLPEFIPPKPKLPVSLQKVRLELEKKNTQTFVFSEPLPTDICLGCKMDGGVGYTNHPTSCDRFVVCYPTDVGILKPVTQLCSYGLFWSQSALTCRLTKDVYCPHEVCKSQTDKYQYASKRTCRSYWECQGGISEPRCCPWGHSYLDGRGCIEDSTCEIPDVVCSVDHKSLLIEWGGVCDKRPVLGKRSIYERRDGRKWIKEKCPHRWTYQIELCECAKISDIVPSSYTFEGHTCVPEIYLPFTNDFSDHSGNNVYVRVDNASLTSGAACFDGKSAIAIPAFANMDYGGTFHVHVRYKHRDLTTNLQSLIFNGDCNKTPTMIIGTKMSGNHLSLLTNLNEEKKMWVSSKRPLTDWRDVWLKFERGELILQTNDHTNMAPMNGAIARSECGMKIGWGKGYDNFIGCIDEVSIHRCHPQVTVNKS; encoded by the exons ATGGCAATGAACCTTGTTCCGTACATGACAGTGCTTTCTAATTTGAGATGCGGCCTAATACCTAATCTACAGCATCAAACGTATTACTTCCAACCGTACGACGATGGACGATATAGAGGTTACACACTACAGTGTTGTCCAAGAGGAATGGTGTTCTTTGCTAAGTTTTGCCGTTGTCGGTTTCCGTGGGAAG GATACCAGCCACGGGGAACCAGTTCAATACCATATCCTAACA agttTGAATTGAAATCCAAGTTACCGTTTAAAGAACAGTCTTTTAATCCTAAGTCAAACAGCAGACACATAGACAGATATAACATCGTGAAGAAATTAAAACTTCGAAAACATTCTATCAGACCATTAAACATTGATAAATCAAATAAACGTATGATAGCGAAACAATCTTCATTCAGGAGAAATTTCATCAAGATGAGGACAAAAACAAACTTTCAACAAAGATTAAAAGTGTTTTCAAGGAAAAGTGTAGTCAACAAACAAAGAAAAGAATTGAAGAAAATACGTAGAAACAAGTTTAGATTTTTTAAGTTGAAAACAGTtggtaaaaatgtatttaaacgtCGTCCAAAGTTCTCGACATTTAAAGAACCTTTTCTGCCAATGGCGAGTATTGATAATTCTGCAAACCTACACTATCAACATTTAGATTTTGTTCACAACAGCATTGAAGAAAGATTATCAAGGACATTTCACAGGAACACTGATTTCTTAGAGAATGTTCAACGTACCTTACACAGTACGATACCCTTTGAAAGTGCTTTGAATTCAAATGTTAATCGAAATAATATGCGAATCATCAGTGACCAGCCTTTGACTGGAACAGCCGTATTACAGTCAAACGACAATTCAAAACCGGATAGTATGGTTACAAATGCAGAGCATGGACATGCATTTGTACCGAGAACCCATACCGGCAGCTTAAATAGCAATAACATAGATGCAAATACtgttaataacattttatttgatgGAGAGATAGGTGAAATAAGAAATGACATCTTGTCTGAAAGTGTTTTACCTTCTACTCATTCTCTCGAAACCGGACTTTCTGGAAATAGTAACATATTTGACATAAATTCTAATATGGTCGACGGTAGCATACACCAGGATGTTATTTCTGAAGCTGGCATTGAATCTCCGTCTTCTTTTAATGTTGGTTCACCCGAAACCTTGAATGGCATAAATATGTTACCCGCCGATGCTGTTTTACCAAATGTTGTTACAGGAACTGGTATCCTGACTGATTCAAACTTTGGTGAAAATAACCTAGGTGGTATTAATCCTGGTGTTGGTTCTTCACTTGAAGGTTTGAATACAATCAATGGTGGACATTCATTGTTAAATATGAAAGAAACTGGACAaactaatattttgaaaattaatgacTTGAAAAATGGACATGAGCGTCATCATGCTTCCTCGAGTGGTAATTTGTTTAATGGGTTGAAAAACGGTGATGTACTTTTGAAAGATACGACTTCAAATAGTAATGATCATTTGTCTACGTTTGGACCGGGTGGATTGGTTGTTGGTCAGAACGTTGTTCTTCAAAATGCAAATCTTAAAAAAGCAACATCTGCGAAAGATGGTATTCCGTTTTCTTCTAAAACTAATGGAATTAGAGAAAACTTGTTAACAACTGCAGATGACGTAACTGCATTAACTGGAGGATTACTTGGATCTAGTAGTGATATTTTCTTTCCTACATTGAATACTCGTGGAAACGGAGCTTCATCTTTCGGCTTAGACTCCCCTAATTTATTGAATGGCAATCAGCAAAGGGGTTTAGGTATTGCACACTTAGGTACTGTTAATATTGGGGAAGTTTTGAGAGAAGGATTGTCGAGTCAAAGTCCATTTGGTAATACCGAGTTTAATGATCATGCAATTTCTAGTACGTTTTTACCTGTTGCAATTGGAAACGGAATAAATAGCATACATAATGATTGGCCATTTCTCGGAGATAGAACGAATATCAATGGCGGATGGAATATCCCTGGTAATAATGTGTTTAATAAAGATGGAGCTGTTATTACAAACGGAATGGTTCTGACAAAACTTGCCGAATTTGTTGATGTCAAAAACAAAGGAAATAGGATTGATTCGAACGTTGGTCTGAACAACGGAAGTTCTATTCAGGAAAAAACCGTTATACTTTCGCATACGAACAAAATTCCGGAAAAAACTCTTTTTCATCAAGTTTTACCAGAATTTATTCCACCAAAACCAAAGCTTCCAGTTTCTCTCCAAAAAGTTCGTTTGGAGTTAGAAAAGAAAAATACACAGACTTTTGTGTTTTCTGAGCCTTTGCCAACTG atatttgcttAGGTTGTAAAATGGATGGAGGTGTTGGATACACAAATCATCCGACATCATGTGACCGATTTGTTGTCTGCTACCCAACAGATGTAGGCATTTTGAAGCCTGTTACCCAGCTTTGTTCGTATGGTTTGTTCTGGAGTCAGTCAGCACTTACGTGTAGACTAACGAAAGATGTATACTGTCCACATG AGGTTTGCAAATCCCAGACTGACAAGTATCAATATGCCAGCAAACGAACCTGTAGGTCATACTGGGAATGTCAAGGTGGAATCTCTGAACCACGGTGTTGTCCTTGGGGACATTCGTATCTTGATGGGCGTGGCTGTATCGAGGATTCCACGTGTGAAATTCCAGATGTTGTTTGTAGTGTAGATCATAAAAGTCTTCTCATAGAATGGGGAG GGGTATGTGACAAAAGGCCTGTTTTGGGGAAGCGAAGTATCTATGAACGCAGAGATGGGAGAAAATGGATCAAAGAAAAATGTCCCCATAGATGGACATACCAGATTGAATTATGCGAATGTGCAAAAATATCCGACATAGTTCCTTCTAGTTATACATTTGAAGGCCACA CGTGTGTACCTGAGATTTATCTCCCTTTTACCAATGATTTCTCAGATCATTCAGGAAATAATGTGTATGTACGTGTTGACAATGCTAGCTTAACTTCTGGAGCTGCCTGTTTTGACGGAAAAAGTGCTATTGCTATTCCGGCTTTTGCCAACATGGACTATGGTGGTACATTTCACGTACATGTACGCTACAAACATCGAGACCTAACAACTAACCTACAGTCCCTTATCTTCAATGGCGATTGTAACAAAACTCCAACAATGATTATAGGAACGAAAATGTCTGGGAACCACCTTTCTCTGCTTacaaatttaaatgaagaaaagaaaatgtggGTTTCATCAAAG agACCACTAACTGACTGGAGAGATGTTTGGCTTAAATTTGAGAGAGGAGAATTAATTCTACAAACAAATGACCACACAAACATGGCTCCAATGAATG